In Archangium violaceum, the following are encoded in one genomic region:
- the cpaB gene encoding Flp pilus assembly protein CpaB produces MLKGKTPLVIALALGLLAGIIAWSAIKKKEADVRRGWNLVPVVVASQDIPEGTVVSIEMINQRSVPEQFVTSSVVKPDSATYVVGQKVLVALQAGDPLLWSQFETTKAAERLSTKVQKKVRAITIESRPTTSVGGWIRPNDHVDVIGTFRDPQTDENVAVTLLQNVIVLATGKITGTTNVNLIPETQRDYTNITLMVIPEEAEILTLAAELGNLTLSLRNEEDVDMIEERGRATISTLLSGERTRVLEQKRREIIQIIKGNTSEKSTVGSSVP; encoded by the coding sequence ATGTTGAAGGGTAAGACTCCGCTCGTCATCGCGCTGGCGCTCGGCCTGCTGGCTGGCATCATCGCGTGGTCGGCCATCAAGAAGAAGGAAGCGGACGTGCGCCGGGGCTGGAACCTGGTGCCCGTGGTCGTGGCCTCCCAGGACATCCCCGAGGGCACGGTCGTCTCCATCGAGATGATCAACCAGCGCTCGGTGCCCGAGCAGTTCGTGACCTCCTCGGTGGTGAAGCCGGACTCGGCCACCTACGTGGTGGGCCAGAAGGTGCTCGTGGCGCTGCAGGCCGGTGATCCGCTGCTGTGGAGCCAGTTCGAGACCACCAAGGCCGCCGAGCGCCTGTCCACCAAGGTGCAGAAGAAGGTGCGCGCCATCACCATCGAGTCGCGCCCCACCACCTCCGTGGGCGGGTGGATCCGCCCCAACGATCACGTGGACGTGATCGGCACCTTCCGCGATCCCCAGACGGACGAGAACGTGGCCGTGACGCTGCTGCAGAACGTCATCGTGCTCGCCACGGGCAAGATCACCGGCACCACGAACGTCAACCTCATCCCGGAGACCCAGCGCGACTACACCAACATCACGCTCATGGTCATCCCCGAGGAGGCGGAGATCCTCACGCTGGCCGCGGAGCTGGGCAACCTGACGCTCTCGCTGCGCAACGAGGAGGACGTGGACATGATCGAAGAGCGTGGCCGCGCCACCATCAGCACGCTGTTGTCCGGCGAGCGCACCCGCGTCCTCGAGCAGAAGCGCCGCGAGATCATCCAGATCATCAAGGGCAACACCTCCGAGAAGAGCACCGTGGGCTCGAGCGTCCCGTAG
- a CDS encoding type II secretion system F family protein — protein sequence MLAGIVLLLVTGSVFFFSLVIFTVLAKAYEQYQERYVVKSMNDLSDMFLFIDARQLLVLNIASMCLLGILSYIIFNPILCVGATIFGFFLPIILVKHYRKRRIKKFNVQLVDALQAMANAFKAGLTFPQAIEHVAREAQPPLAQEFGLFVKEVKLGVPLEEALINMGRRVGSDDLELVVVATNIARQLGGNMAEMFETISTVIRERFRLEGKIDALTAQGKLQGWVVAAMPAILGMVLNYMRPDLMEPMMDHWFGYVLVTIIAIMEVLGVLIIRRIVNIDI from the coding sequence ATGCTGGCCGGAATCGTCCTCCTCCTCGTCACCGGGTCCGTCTTCTTCTTCAGCCTGGTGATCTTCACCGTCCTGGCGAAGGCGTACGAGCAGTACCAGGAGCGGTACGTCGTCAAGTCGATGAACGACTTGAGCGACATGTTCCTCTTCATCGATGCCCGTCAGCTGCTGGTGCTCAACATCGCCAGCATGTGCTTGTTGGGCATCCTGTCGTACATCATCTTCAACCCCATCCTCTGCGTGGGTGCCACCATCTTCGGCTTCTTCCTGCCGATCATCCTGGTGAAGCACTACCGCAAGCGGCGCATCAAGAAGTTCAACGTGCAGCTGGTGGACGCGCTGCAGGCGATGGCCAACGCGTTCAAGGCGGGTCTCACGTTCCCGCAGGCCATCGAGCACGTGGCTCGCGAGGCGCAGCCGCCCCTGGCCCAGGAGTTCGGGCTCTTCGTGAAGGAAGTGAAGCTGGGCGTGCCGCTGGAGGAGGCCCTCATCAACATGGGCCGCCGGGTGGGCAGCGACGACCTGGAGCTGGTCGTGGTGGCCACCAACATCGCGCGCCAGCTGGGCGGCAACATGGCGGAGATGTTCGAGACCATCTCCACCGTCATCCGCGAGCGCTTCCGGCTCGAGGGGAAGATCGACGCGCTCACCGCCCAGGGCAAGCTGCAGGGCTGGGTGGTGGCCGCCATGCCGGCCATCCTCGGCATGGTGCTCAATTACATGCGTCCGGACCTGATGGAGCCGATGATGGACCACTGGTTCGGCTACGTGCTGGTCACGATCATCGCCATCATGGAAGTCCTCGGCGTGTTGATCATCCGGCGCATCGTCAACATCGATATCTGA
- a CDS encoding type II secretion system F family protein, protein MGDVLTYTLMGGSALMFAAAAGFLGFGVYQNFFERFVSEVRDESAGGVKGMGSVTVRKLGALNRRLMWPGYESKMRRKLIKAGEPQAFKPEDIMALQEICAMLGLLAGLILINALSQNLAWSLLFALFGLYYPLIWVNDQVKKRHLLISRALPYNLDLLTLSVEAGLDFTAALAKVVEKGKTGPLREEMQIVLKQLKMGKTREEALKAMIARVDLPALTTFVTALIQADKMGTSLGKVLRIQSTQLRIDRTQRAEKLAGEAPVKMLFPLIACIFPTVFLVLFGPIVFQFMFGDVGG, encoded by the coding sequence GTGGGCGACGTCCTCACCTATACGTTGATGGGAGGCTCGGCGCTGATGTTCGCGGCGGCGGCGGGCTTCCTCGGCTTCGGCGTCTACCAGAACTTCTTCGAGCGCTTCGTGTCGGAAGTGCGCGACGAGTCCGCTGGTGGCGTCAAGGGCATGGGCTCGGTCACCGTGCGCAAGCTCGGTGCGCTCAACCGGCGCCTGATGTGGCCGGGCTACGAGTCCAAGATGCGCCGCAAGCTCATCAAGGCCGGCGAGCCTCAGGCCTTCAAGCCCGAGGACATCATGGCGCTGCAGGAGATCTGCGCCATGCTGGGCCTCCTGGCGGGCCTCATCCTGATCAACGCCCTGAGCCAGAACCTGGCCTGGTCGCTGCTCTTCGCGCTCTTCGGCCTGTATTACCCGCTCATCTGGGTGAACGATCAGGTGAAGAAGCGCCACCTGCTCATCTCTCGGGCGCTGCCCTACAACCTGGACCTGCTGACGCTGTCGGTGGAGGCCGGTCTGGACTTCACCGCGGCGCTGGCCAAGGTGGTGGAGAAGGGCAAGACGGGTCCGTTGCGCGAGGAGATGCAGATCGTCCTCAAGCAGCTGAAGATGGGCAAGACGCGCGAGGAGGCCCTCAAGGCGATGATCGCCCGGGTGGATCTGCCGGCGCTCACCACGTTCGTCACCGCGCTCATCCAGGCGGACAAGATGGGCACCAGCCTGGGCAAGGTGCTGCGCATCCAGTCCACGCAGCTGCGCATCGACCGCACCCAGCGCGCGGAGAAGCTGGCGGGCGAGGCCCCGGTGAAGATGCTCTTCCCGCTCATCGCGTGCATCTTCCCCACGGTGTTCCTGGTGCTCTTCGGGCCCATCGTGTTCCAGTTCATGTTCGGGGACGTCGGGGGGTAG
- a CDS encoding FHA domain-containing protein has translation MQQGKEITFEQSEVNIGRTVENDVVLQDAGVSRRHVRISDRLGRFFVQDLGSSNGTLVNDQRLAGEQELRNGDRISLGPVEFVFQEVVSDEDATRPFMPVEDDDATRPIRRNVQPVPRTETDDGMAAPMSGLSPVVDETAEFPPSAPPVLHPVSDGAAKGGRARSERVDALPAALARPEPHAPVKAAPAPSASAGLSAAEKARRKRELGDTLGGQLKLWWSELPGGGKFALVTVATCFVVGMVAAFLIVFRPKFELGPKGSEPTSLGLQVLTDSFGLGEGVTWPQPDMKAFDFEFVSPTRAVGVLRYHASGISKEEVNISLNAVNVAWVPPDTTNTVEREVQQILSPSMLKRNERNQLVFDNVRNPPGKDSWRVWNLRLEIIPVPDLRPEELQETARNYVSRARGFYERRDVGPENLFLAWENYRSAWITLEALDDKPDLYQDVQFMLGQVAADLDQKCGQLMLDFQRNIQFKDTKRAVQVLEEVNRRFPTPAHRCHNLALEKANEYGL, from the coding sequence CTGCAACAGGGGAAGGAGATCACCTTCGAGCAGTCCGAGGTGAACATCGGCCGCACCGTGGAGAACGACGTGGTGCTGCAGGATGCCGGTGTATCCCGCCGGCACGTGCGCATCTCGGACCGGCTGGGGCGCTTCTTCGTGCAGGATCTGGGCAGCTCCAATGGCACCCTGGTCAATGACCAGCGGCTCGCCGGTGAGCAGGAGCTGCGCAACGGGGACCGGATCTCCCTGGGCCCCGTGGAGTTCGTCTTCCAGGAGGTCGTGAGCGACGAGGACGCCACCCGGCCCTTCATGCCGGTGGAGGACGACGACGCCACGCGGCCCATCCGGCGCAACGTCCAGCCGGTTCCGCGGACGGAGACGGACGACGGGATGGCGGCTCCGATGTCGGGGCTGTCCCCGGTCGTCGATGAGACCGCGGAGTTTCCGCCCTCGGCGCCTCCCGTCCTGCATCCCGTCTCGGACGGCGCGGCGAAGGGTGGGAGGGCCCGCTCGGAGAGGGTGGACGCGCTTCCGGCCGCGCTGGCCCGGCCCGAGCCGCATGCTCCCGTGAAGGCCGCCCCCGCGCCCTCCGCGAGCGCGGGTCTGTCCGCCGCCGAGAAGGCCCGGCGCAAGCGCGAGCTGGGTGACACCCTCGGGGGTCAGCTCAAGCTGTGGTGGTCCGAGCTGCCGGGGGGCGGGAAGTTCGCGCTGGTCACCGTGGCGACCTGCTTCGTGGTGGGCATGGTGGCTGCGTTCCTCATCGTCTTCCGTCCCAAGTTCGAGCTGGGACCCAAGGGGTCCGAGCCGACGTCGCTGGGCCTCCAGGTGCTGACGGACTCGTTCGGCCTGGGCGAGGGCGTGACGTGGCCCCAGCCGGACATGAAGGCCTTCGACTTCGAGTTCGTCTCGCCCACGCGCGCCGTGGGCGTGCTGCGCTACCACGCCAGCGGCATCTCCAAGGAAGAGGTCAACATCTCCCTCAACGCGGTGAACGTGGCCTGGGTGCCTCCGGACACGACCAACACCGTGGAGCGCGAGGTGCAGCAGATCCTCTCGCCGTCCATGCTCAAGCGCAACGAGCGCAACCAGCTCGTCTTCGACAACGTCCGCAACCCCCCGGGCAAGGACAGCTGGCGGGTGTGGAACCTGCGGCTGGAGATCATCCCCGTGCCGGACCTGCGTCCGGAGGAGCTCCAGGAGACGGCGCGCAACTACGTGTCCAGGGCGCGCGGCTTCTACGAGCGCAGGGACGTGGGCCCGGAGAACCTCTTCCTCGCCTGGGAGAACTACCGCTCGGCGTGGATTACACTCGAGGCCCTGGACGACAAGCCGGACCTCTACCAGGACGTCCAGTTCATGCTGGGCCAGGTGGCGGCCGACCTGGACCAGAAGTGCGGTCAACTCATGCTGGATTTCCAACGGAACATCCAGTTCAAGGACACCAAGAGGGCCGTGCAGGTCCTGGAAGAAGTCAACAGGCGCTTCCCTACACCGGCGCATCGCTGTCACAATCTGGCGCTCGAAAAAGCCAACGAGTACGGGCTGTGA